In a genomic window of Acidobacteriota bacterium:
- a CDS encoding fibronectin type III domain-containing protein yields the protein MPTDEAMVDRSPVIVFGEVVAAEPAPVEGIPSTDFMFQVEDVLKGFVPGGTIVVRQPGGIGAGGMAARIMGLPDLVEGDRMLLFLDPVEGAYRTVELALGMFFEVRAGGRTLLVRESSLGWGAPVPDDALSNERVRARLPRHAEPFRRWIADVAAGREQPADYFAADLAEGPVAVASPYNLTRAPSGCERPGTRLRWRSFDRGESVGMVVQASGQPGAPGGGRSSVLAGMRAWNGDPRSRVHLVQSGFTNEEFTLAPNGENSIGFEDPQDQILGSFTPETGGILAIAAVYFYCGASTPPHPVPRGGGVQAYEIVEANIATQDGYREWLARNPNPRRAHDEIMTHELGHALGISHSCADEASGPCNELTDEAIMRATAHGDGRGGALNRDDRNAVRFLYPVTGPVGPVGPAAPSDLTVTAISQTELELRWQDRSGNETGFEIHERMVDSEFMRIDTLPANTTSVVIEHIPPASFRAYQVVATNNRGRSSPTLEVGATTLAEVGECVEDGDTVCLNEGRFRVELQWESADDAGAGAAVPLTNDTGYSWFFNEDNVEVVVKVLDGCAFNQRYWVFAGGLTDVEVIMKVIDSETGVAATYYNRPGTAFEPVQDQETFAVCSQGANLYGESRYLLAADEMEALRGGMDLTAASTEAAFEWPAPFQVGLAQDGGGSCVPDERTLCLEKGRFSVRATWEKPDGETGDAVAWPLTGDTGLYWFFAPSNVEMVLKVLDGCGINQHRWVFAGGLTDVGVAMTVTDTETGQVQRYGNPVGTAFQPVQDLNAFACSAP from the coding sequence ATGCCGACCGACGAGGCGATGGTCGACCGTTCGCCCGTCATTGTCTTCGGCGAAGTCGTCGCCGCCGAGCCAGCGCCGGTGGAAGGCATCCCCTCGACCGACTTCATGTTCCAGGTCGAGGACGTGCTGAAGGGCTTCGTCCCCGGCGGCACGATCGTCGTGCGCCAGCCGGGGGGCATCGGCGCCGGCGGCATGGCGGCCCGGATCATGGGGCTACCCGATCTCGTCGAGGGAGACCGGATGCTGCTCTTCCTCGACCCGGTCGAGGGCGCCTACCGCACCGTCGAGCTCGCGCTCGGCATGTTCTTCGAGGTGCGGGCCGGCGGCCGGACGCTGCTCGTGCGCGAGTCGTCGCTGGGTTGGGGGGCGCCAGTACCGGACGACGCCCTGTCGAACGAGCGTGTTCGGGCGCGCCTGCCGCGTCACGCGGAGCCGTTCCGGCGCTGGATCGCCGACGTCGCGGCCGGTCGCGAGCAGCCGGCGGACTACTTCGCGGCCGACCTGGCCGAGGGGCCCGTCGCGGTCGCGTCTCCCTACAACCTGACCCGCGCCCCGTCGGGTTGCGAGCGGCCCGGAACCCGGCTGCGCTGGCGCAGTTTCGACCGGGGCGAGAGCGTTGGCATGGTGGTTCAGGCCAGCGGTCAGCCGGGCGCTCCGGGCGGTGGCCGTTCCTCGGTGCTGGCCGGCATGCGCGCCTGGAACGGGGATCCCAGGAGCCGCGTGCACCTGGTGCAGAGCGGCTTCACGAACGAGGAGTTCACGCTGGCGCCGAACGGCGAGAACTCGATCGGCTTCGAGGACCCGCAGGACCAGATTCTGGGCTCGTTCACTCCAGAGACCGGCGGCATCCTCGCGATCGCCGCCGTGTACTTCTACTGCGGCGCGTCGACCCCGCCGCACCCGGTGCCGCGAGGCGGTGGCGTGCAGGCCTATGAGATCGTCGAGGCCAACATCGCCACCCAGGACGGCTATCGCGAGTGGCTGGCCCGCAACCCGAACCCGCGGCGGGCCCACGACGAGATCATGACCCACGAGCTGGGTCACGCCCTCGGCATCAGCCACTCCTGCGCCGACGAGGCGAGCGGACCCTGCAACGAGTTGACCGACGAGGCGATCATGCGCGCGACCGCTCACGGCGACGGCCGGGGCGGGGCGCTCAACCGCGACGACCGGAACGCGGTGCGCTTCCTCTATCCGGTGACCGGCCCGGTCGGTCCGGTGGGGCCGGCGGCGCCCTCCGACCTGACCGTCACCGCGATCAGCCAGACGGAACTCGAGCTGCGCTGGCAGGACCGCTCCGGCAACGAGACGGGCTTCGAGATCCACGAGCGGATGGTCGACAGCGAGTTCATGCGCATCGACACGCTGCCGGCGAACACGACATCCGTCGTTATCGAGCACATTCCTCCCGCGTCCTTCCGCGCGTACCAGGTCGTCGCCACGAACAACCGCGGCAGGTCGAGCCCCACGCTCGAAGTGGGCGCGACGACGCTCGCCGAGGTCGGGGAGTGTGTCGAGGACGGGGACACGGTGTGCCTGAACGAGGGACGTTTCCGGGTCGAGCTCCAGTGGGAATCGGCCGACGATGCCGGCGCGGGCGCCGCCGTGCCGCTGACCAACGACACGGGCTACTCGTGGTTCTTCAACGAGGACAACGTCGAGGTGGTGGTCAAGGTGCTCGACGGCTGCGCCTTCAACCAGCGCTACTGGGTGTTCGCGGGCGGACTGACCGATGTCGAGGTCATCATGAAGGTGATCGACTCGGAGACCGGGGTGGCCGCCACCTACTACAACCGGCCGGGCACCGCCTTCGAGCCCGTGCAGGACCAGGAAACCTTCGCCGTCTGTTCCCAGGGCGCCAACCTCTACGGCGAGAGCCGCTACCTGCTCGCGGCCGACGAGATGGAAGCGCTGCGCGGCGGCATGGACCTCACGGCCGCTTCGACCGAGGCCGCGTTCGAGTGGCCGGCGCCCTTCCAGGTAGGGCTCGCTCAGGACGGCGGCGGCAGTTGCGTGCCCGACGAACGGACCCTCTGCCTCGAGAAGGGCCGCTTCTCGGTCCGCGCCACCTGGGAGAAGCCGGACGGCGAGACCGGCGACGCCGTCGCCTGGCCGCTGACGGGAGACACGGGCCTCTACTGGTTCTTCGCTCCGAGCAACGTCGAGATGGTGCTCAAGGTGCTCGACGGCTGCGGCATCAACCAGCACCGCTGGGTGTTTGCGGGCGGCCTGACGGACGTCGGCGTGGCGATGACCGTCACCGACACCGAGACCGGCCAGGTGCAGAGGTACGGGAACCCGGTCGGCACGGCGTTCCAGCCGGTGCAGGATCTGAACGCGTTCGCCTGCTCAGCGCCCTAG
- a CDS encoding DUF374 domain-containing protein — MKVRGAALAPAAVAVRFLSQALTATWRLDRLEGREHLERALKPPALLACWHEQTALSLLLVRRCLLPAGGPVSILASHSADGEISARVGRAWGIRVTRGSTSRGGREAALHLYGELRRYRSTLLLMPDGPRGPAREAKPGGIVLAATSGAPIVPAGLAAARGFRLRSWDRMAVGAPFTRVAVAVGEPMALERRATPVEREAARLELGARLDELTARARQLLS; from the coding sequence ATGAAGGTCCGCGGCGCCGCCCTGGCGCCCGCTGCCGTGGCGGTGCGGTTTCTCTCCCAGGCGCTCACCGCGACCTGGCGCCTCGACCGCCTCGAGGGCCGCGAGCACCTGGAGCGGGCGCTCAAGCCGCCGGCCCTGCTCGCCTGCTGGCACGAGCAGACGGCGCTTTCCCTGCTGCTGGTGCGCAGGTGCCTGCTGCCCGCCGGCGGGCCGGTGTCCATCCTCGCCAGCCACTCCGCCGACGGCGAGATCTCGGCGCGGGTCGGCCGCGCCTGGGGCATCCGCGTCACTCGCGGTTCGACCTCGCGGGGCGGCCGCGAGGCGGCCCTCCACCTCTACGGCGAACTCCGCCGGTACCGGTCGACCCTGCTCCTCATGCCCGACGGTCCCCGCGGTCCGGCCCGCGAGGCGAAACCCGGCGGCATCGTGCTGGCGGCGACGTCCGGCGCGCCGATCGTTCCCGCCGGTCTGGCCGCCGCCCGCGGCTTCAGATTGCGAAGCTGGGACCGCATGGCCGTCGGCGCTCCGTTCACCCGCGTGGCGGTCGCCGTCGGCGAGCCGATGGCGCTCGAGCGCCGGGCGACGCCCGTGGAGCGCGAGGCGGCGCGGCTCGAACTCGGCGCCAGGCTCGACGAACTGACGGCCAGGGCCCGCCAACTGCTCTCCTGA
- a CDS encoding ABC transporter ATP-binding protein, which translates to MELVGFYLRYARRYLHWGLLALAGIVVFGVATLAFIGLMHPMFEEVLLATEDEIRDVSIGGLAGNGGEEDDGALARLFRPVEDFAASLKAAAGGLYDDLKGWAGIEGRSEVFFAPVLIVLVILLRSLMAFVSGYSFQRAGLGITTDIRNDLYRHVIHQSSRFHQRYTSGELYSRVVSDVSKLQNAVAARLFDIFMSVAMLLFYGATLLTLHFTLAVVSLFAVPLFAFLLARFGKGMRKVTYRSQERMADLSGLLTEGIRGNRVVKAFGMEEFECGRFERATRGHLLANLRAQFLSTLSSPVIESTAAVGGAVLVVSAGLMIRDGQLTFSQFIQFLLVLMMMYDPIRKLNKVNLVLQEAVACSHRIHGLMQVESEIVDRPTAPPVSGLKEGVRFEEVSFDYEDTGHGKGVLSGIRLELHRGEVVALVGASGAGKSTLVNLLPRFFDPVSGQVQIDGTDIRALPLQNLRSLIGIVTQETVLFNDSVRNNIAYGRDDLPIEEVRMAAAAAYADDFIMAMPEGYNTVIGEGGQNLSGGQRQRLAIARALLKNAPILILDEATSHLDTESEVVVQRAIYNLMEGRTALVIAHRLSTVVRADRIVVLDGGSIVEEGTHEQLLELGGAYKRLYDLQFHG; encoded by the coding sequence ATGGAGTTGGTCGGCTTCTACCTCCGCTACGCCCGCCGATACCTTCATTGGGGGCTGCTGGCCCTGGCGGGGATCGTGGTCTTCGGTGTCGCCACGCTGGCCTTCATCGGATTGATGCACCCGATGTTCGAGGAGGTGCTGCTCGCCACCGAGGACGAGATCCGGGACGTCTCGATCGGCGGTCTGGCCGGTAACGGCGGCGAAGAGGACGACGGTGCGCTGGCGCGCCTGTTTCGGCCGGTCGAGGACTTCGCCGCGAGCCTGAAAGCGGCAGCGGGCGGTCTCTACGACGATCTGAAGGGGTGGGCGGGCATCGAGGGCCGCAGCGAGGTGTTCTTCGCCCCGGTCCTGATCGTGCTCGTCATCCTGCTGCGCAGCCTGATGGCGTTCGTGTCGGGCTACTCGTTCCAGCGCGCCGGGCTGGGCATCACCACCGACATCCGCAATGACCTCTACCGCCACGTCATCCACCAGTCGAGCCGGTTCCATCAGCGCTACACCTCGGGCGAGCTCTACAGCCGGGTGGTCAGCGACGTCTCGAAGCTCCAGAACGCCGTCGCGGCGCGGCTCTTCGACATCTTCATGTCGGTCGCGATGCTCCTGTTCTACGGCGCGACGCTGCTCACGCTCCACTTCACTCTGGCGGTCGTGTCGCTCTTCGCGGTGCCTCTGTTCGCCTTCCTGCTGGCGCGCTTCGGCAAGGGGATGCGGAAGGTCACCTACCGCAGCCAGGAGCGCATGGCCGACCTCTCCGGGCTTCTGACCGAAGGCATCAGGGGCAACCGGGTGGTCAAGGCGTTCGGCATGGAGGAGTTCGAGTGCGGACGGTTCGAGCGAGCCACCCGCGGCCACCTGCTCGCCAACCTGCGTGCGCAGTTCCTGTCGACCCTCTCGAGTCCGGTGATCGAGTCGACGGCGGCGGTCGGCGGCGCGGTTCTGGTCGTCTCCGCCGGCCTGATGATCCGCGACGGGCAACTGACCTTCAGTCAGTTCATTCAGTTCCTGCTCGTGCTCATGATGATGTACGACCCGATCCGCAAGCTGAACAAGGTCAACCTGGTGCTGCAGGAGGCGGTGGCGTGCAGCCACCGCATTCACGGACTGATGCAGGTCGAGAGCGAGATCGTCGACCGCCCGACCGCGCCGCCCGTCTCCGGGCTCAAGGAGGGCGTCCGGTTCGAGGAGGTCTCCTTCGACTACGAGGACACGGGACACGGCAAGGGGGTGCTCTCCGGCATCCGTCTTGAACTCCATCGCGGCGAGGTCGTGGCCCTGGTCGGCGCCTCGGGCGCCGGCAAGTCGACTCTCGTCAACCTCCTGCCGCGCTTCTTCGACCCGGTCTCCGGCCAGGTCCAGATCGACGGCACGGACATCCGCGCCCTGCCGCTCCAGAACCTGCGCTCCCTGATCGGCATCGTCACCCAGGAGACGGTGCTGTTCAACGACTCGGTGCGGAACAACATCGCCTACGGCCGCGACGACCTGCCGATCGAGGAGGTGCGGATGGCGGCGGCCGCCGCCTACGCCGACGACTTCATCATGGCGATGCCCGAGGGCTACAACACGGTGATCGGCGAGGGCGGCCAGAACCTCTCCGGCGGCCAGCGCCAGCGGCTCGCGATCGCCCGGGCGCTGCTCAAGAACGCTCCCATCCTGATCCTCGACGAGGCGACCTCCCATCTCGACACGGAGTCCGAGGTCGTCGTGCAGCGGGCGATCTACAACCTGATGGAGGGCCGCACCGCCCTGGTCATCGCCCACCGCCTGTCGACGGTCGTGCGCGCCGACCGGATCGTCGTCCTGGACGGCGGCTCGATCGTCGAGGAAGGAACCCACGAGCAACTGCTGGAACTGGGCGGCGCCTACAAGCGCCTCTACGATCTCCAGTTCCATGGCTAA
- the ligA gene encoding NAD-dependent DNA ligase LigA — protein MTESPADRAAFLREELQRHERLYYQDAKPEISDREFDRLMAELLAMEEEHPGLRTADSPTQRVGGEPTEGFEQVEHQPPMLSLDNTYDHDELKEWVERLERLVPDTGIDFVCELKVDGVSLSLLYEDGVLTEAATRGNGRVGDLVTVNARTIRSLPLRLPAGAPARLLVRAETYMRRSVFAALNEEREASGQELYANPRNTTAGTVRLLDSRDVARRRLDLACYEWVQPGGGGDGNEERRSHGDCLAALADLGLPVDGSWRRCASLEEVVAFCDEWQEKRGELDFETDGVVVKVDDPELRDRLGATAKAPRWAVAFKFEAEQAETVVRAINAQVGRTGAVTPVAELEPVLVAGTTVKRATLHNYEDLARKDVRVGDAVVIEKGGDIIPKVVSVFEERRGPESQRFEPPTECPVCGEKLYQPEEEALLRCVNAACPAVVREAIRHFASRNAMDIEGMGDWLVGELVRGGLVRDPADLYGLTVEKLADLKKTNDARLGEKAAARTIASLQESKERSLSRLIYALGIRFVGDSTASLLARRFGSIEALAAASAEELEEVEDIGSRIAESVRAFFDSERNQDLLRRLEDAGLQFEEEQTEEEAADGPLEGKTFVLTGTLSGLTRNEAAARITAQGGKVTGSVSSRTDFLVAGEKAGSKLRKAEQLGVEVLNEAGLEELLAG, from the coding sequence ATGACGGAGTCACCCGCAGACCGGGCCGCGTTCCTGCGCGAGGAGTTGCAGCGCCACGAGCGCCTCTACTACCAGGACGCGAAGCCCGAGATCAGCGACCGCGAGTTCGATCGCCTGATGGCGGAGCTGCTGGCAATGGAGGAGGAGCATCCGGGGCTCCGGACCGCCGACAGTCCCACGCAGCGGGTCGGAGGCGAGCCCACGGAGGGCTTCGAGCAGGTCGAGCACCAGCCGCCGATGCTCTCGCTCGACAACACCTATGACCACGACGAACTCAAGGAGTGGGTCGAGCGGCTCGAGCGGCTGGTCCCGGACACCGGGATCGACTTCGTCTGCGAACTGAAGGTCGACGGCGTGTCGCTCTCGCTGCTCTACGAGGACGGTGTGCTGACCGAGGCGGCGACCCGCGGCAACGGCAGGGTCGGGGATCTCGTGACGGTCAACGCGCGGACGATCCGCTCGCTGCCGCTGCGGCTGCCGGCGGGCGCGCCGGCGCGGTTGCTGGTGCGGGCGGAGACGTACATGCGCCGCAGCGTGTTCGCCGCCCTGAACGAGGAGCGCGAAGCGTCCGGCCAGGAGCTCTACGCGAATCCCCGCAACACGACCGCCGGGACGGTGCGCCTGCTCGACAGCCGGGACGTCGCGCGGAGGCGGCTGGACCTCGCCTGCTACGAGTGGGTGCAGCCCGGCGGCGGCGGCGACGGCAACGAGGAGCGCCGATCGCACGGCGACTGTCTCGCCGCTCTGGCGGATCTGGGTCTGCCGGTCGACGGCTCGTGGCGGCGCTGCGCGAGTCTCGAGGAGGTCGTCGCCTTCTGCGACGAGTGGCAGGAGAAGCGCGGCGAGCTCGACTTCGAGACCGACGGCGTGGTCGTCAAGGTGGACGACCCGGAGCTTCGGGACCGGCTCGGCGCCACCGCCAAGGCACCGCGCTGGGCCGTGGCGTTCAAGTTCGAAGCCGAGCAGGCGGAGACGGTGGTGCGGGCGATCAACGCCCAGGTCGGCCGCACGGGCGCCGTGACGCCGGTGGCCGAACTCGAGCCGGTGCTCGTCGCCGGCACCACGGTCAAGCGCGCGACGCTGCACAACTACGAGGACCTGGCGCGCAAGGACGTCCGGGTCGGCGACGCGGTCGTGATCGAGAAGGGCGGCGACATCATCCCCAAGGTGGTGTCGGTGTTCGAGGAGCGGCGGGGCCCCGAGTCTCAACGCTTCGAGCCGCCCACGGAGTGCCCGGTCTGCGGCGAGAAGCTGTACCAGCCGGAGGAGGAGGCGCTGCTCCGCTGCGTCAACGCCGCCTGCCCGGCGGTCGTCCGCGAGGCGATCCGCCACTTCGCCTCGCGCAACGCGATGGACATCGAGGGCATGGGCGACTGGCTGGTCGGCGAACTCGTCCGGGGCGGCCTGGTGCGCGACCCGGCCGACCTCTACGGTCTGACCGTGGAGAAGCTCGCCGATCTCAAGAAGACGAACGACGCCCGGCTGGGCGAGAAGGCGGCGGCGCGAACCATCGCCAGCCTGCAGGAATCGAAGGAGCGTTCTCTCAGCCGCCTGATCTACGCGCTCGGCATCCGCTTCGTCGGCGACAGCACGGCGTCACTGCTCGCCCGCCGTTTCGGCAGCATCGAGGCGCTCGCCGCGGCGTCCGCCGAAGAGCTGGAGGAAGTCGAAGACATCGGCAGCCGCATCGCCGAGTCCGTGCGCGCCTTCTTCGACTCCGAGCGGAACCAGGACCTGCTCCGCCGCCTGGAGGACGCGGGCCTCCAGTTCGAGGAGGAACAGACCGAAGAGGAGGCGGCGGACGGCCCGCTCGAGGGCAAGACGTTCGTCCTCACCGGAACGCTGAGCGGGTTGACCCGCAACGAGGCGGCAGCCCGCATCACGGCGCAAGGCGGCAAGGTCACCGGTTCCGTCAGCAGCCGGACGGACTTTCTGGTCGCCGGCGAGAAGGCGGGTTCGAAGCTCCGGAAGGCGGAGCAGTTGGGCGTCGAAGTGTTGAACGAGGCGGGCCTGGAGGAACTGCTGGCGGGCTAG
- a CDS encoding sigma-54 dependent transcriptional regulator: MAAAPWVIVIDDEAGSRQSMAIALERAGLRVRVFDDAEPALAFVEREPKVRLAVCDLRMPGMDGLAFLNRVRAQELDLAVILVTGFGTIESAVEAMRVGADDYLTKPVDLYELRSRVLKLIENWQLRDEVTNLREMLDERFGFDAIVGQSAAMEQLFQQMRQVAPSRASVLILGESGTGKELVAKALHQASDRRQERFLALNCGAIPNEILESELFGHEKGSFTGAVGRKIGKFELAARGTLLLDEISELIPELQVKLLRVLEERQIMRVGGSRMLDVDFRLLAATNRNLEEAVEKGVFREDLYYRLKVVTLRIPPLRDRLDDLPLLADHFLREFAAREGKPEMQLSGRALSCLAQNRWQGNVRELRNVLETVAVFHGGGRIEVGDLPEEIRQAAEAPAEAAVQTTFGEPRTMAEIERQAILQTLERTGGKRAEAARLLGIGVRTLQRKLKDYRERGLVGG, encoded by the coding sequence ATGGCCGCAGCCCCCTGGGTCATCGTCATCGACGACGAGGCCGGTTCCCGCCAGTCCATGGCGATCGCCCTGGAGCGGGCCGGACTTCGCGTGCGCGTCTTCGACGACGCCGAACCCGCGCTCGCCTTCGTGGAACGGGAACCCAAGGTGCGCCTGGCGGTCTGCGACCTGCGCATGCCGGGGATGGACGGCTTGGCCTTCCTGAACCGGGTGCGGGCCCAGGAACTCGACCTGGCGGTCATTCTGGTGACCGGCTTCGGCACGATCGAGTCGGCGGTCGAGGCGATGCGGGTCGGCGCCGACGACTACCTGACCAAGCCGGTCGACCTCTACGAGTTGCGGAGCCGCGTCCTCAAGCTGATCGAGAACTGGCAGTTGCGGGACGAGGTGACGAACCTGCGCGAGATGCTCGACGAGCGTTTCGGCTTCGACGCCATCGTGGGCCAGTCGGCGGCGATGGAGCAGTTGTTCCAGCAGATGCGCCAGGTCGCGCCGAGCCGGGCCTCGGTGCTGATCCTGGGCGAGAGCGGCACCGGCAAGGAACTCGTGGCGAAAGCCCTGCACCAGGCGAGCGACCGGCGACAGGAGAGGTTCCTGGCGCTCAACTGCGGCGCCATCCCGAACGAGATCCTGGAGAGCGAGCTGTTCGGGCACGAGAAGGGCTCCTTCACCGGCGCGGTCGGTCGCAAGATCGGCAAGTTCGAGCTCGCGGCGCGCGGGACCCTGCTCCTGGACGAGATCAGCGAGCTGATCCCGGAACTCCAGGTCAAGCTGCTGCGGGTGCTCGAAGAGCGGCAGATCATGCGCGTCGGAGGCAGCAGGATGCTCGACGTCGACTTCCGGCTGCTGGCGGCCACCAACCGCAATCTGGAAGAGGCGGTCGAGAAGGGCGTTTTCCGGGAGGATCTCTACTACCGGCTCAAGGTCGTGACGCTGCGCATTCCGCCGCTGCGGGACCGCCTCGACGACCTGCCGCTGCTCGCGGACCACTTCCTGAGGGAGTTCGCGGCCCGCGAGGGCAAGCCGGAGATGCAGCTCTCGGGCAGGGCGCTGTCGTGCCTGGCCCAGAACCGCTGGCAGGGGAACGTGCGGGAGCTGCGCAACGTGCTCGAGACGGTCGCGGTCTTCCACGGCGGCGGCCGGATCGAGGTCGGCGATCTGCCCGAGGAGATTCGCCAGGCCGCCGAGGCGCCCGCCGAAGCCGCCGTCCAGACCACCTTCGGCGAACCGCGGACGATGGCCGAAATCGAGCGCCAGGCCATCCTGCAGACCCTGGAACGCACCGGCGGCAAGCGGGCCGAGGCGGCACGGCTGCTGGGCATCGGCGTGCGGACGCTGCAGCGGAAGCTGAAGGACTACCGCGAGCGGGGGCTGGTCGGGGGCTGA
- a CDS encoding pyridoxine 5'-phosphate synthase, with the protein MTHLSVNVDHVATLRQARLAGYPSPLEAARLAEEAGAFGITVHLRQDRRHIQDQDVVDLRETVTGRLNLEIAAEEPMLRFAERVKPDQVTLVPERPDEVTTEGGLDLVARGDQVRRAAGRLVEAGIRVAVFVDPDLEQVAALADQDDITGFELNTDAYTRVSGAEADAEFTKIEAAAERGLAAGREAYAGHGLTVANVGRVAALPGVSELNIGHSIVSRAVLIGMPAAVAEMLEAMQAG; encoded by the coding sequence ATGACCCATCTCTCCGTCAACGTCGACCACGTCGCCACGCTGCGGCAGGCTCGACTCGCCGGCTACCCGAGCCCCCTGGAAGCGGCGAGGCTCGCCGAGGAAGCCGGCGCCTTCGGCATCACCGTGCATTTGCGCCAGGACCGCCGCCACATTCAGGACCAGGACGTCGTCGACCTCCGGGAGACGGTCACGGGCCGGCTCAACCTCGAGATCGCGGCCGAAGAGCCGATGCTCCGGTTCGCGGAGCGGGTGAAGCCCGACCAGGTGACGCTGGTTCCGGAGCGGCCAGACGAGGTGACCACCGAAGGCGGCCTCGACCTGGTCGCTCGGGGCGACCAGGTGCGCCGCGCCGCCGGCCGCCTGGTCGAGGCCGGCATCCGCGTCGCCGTGTTCGTCGACCCCGACCTGGAACAGGTCGCGGCGCTAGCCGACCAGGACGACATCACCGGCTTCGAACTGAACACCGACGCGTACACCCGCGTCTCTGGGGCCGAAGCCGACGCCGAGTTCACGAAGATCGAGGCGGCTGCCGAGCGCGGCCTCGCCGCTGGCCGTGAGGCGTACGCCGGGCACGGCCTGACCGTCGCCAACGTCGGCCGCGTGGCCGCCCTTCCCGGCGTCAGCGAACTGAACATCGGCCACTCCATCGTGTCCCGGGCAGTGCTGATCGGCATGCCCGCCGCCGTCGCCGAGATGCTCGAAGCAATGCAGGCTGGCTGA
- a CDS encoding phosphoglucosamine mutase, whose protein sequence is MTSKLFGTDGMRAVFGTPPLDQPTVQAVGYWFARLSADGALRWVRGSSDPPPPEAASKRAGRGPTPLLLLGGDTRASRAEITNWLAAAVRAAGCEVRSAGVVPTPAVAYLVTELGAAGGIVVSASHNPSTDNGVKLIGADGFKVDPEVEQAIEDRIGWVRGSSDPLPPEAADRVAAGEAGDQLEDESELADRYLEHLTASLPADRPLAGLRIAVDAANGAGAPYAGRLFTGLGADCSVTCDEPDGRNINLDCGSTSSGRIAAFTRATGSDLGVALDGDADRALLCDHRGRICDGDILLYVWATHLAARGELPGSRIVATTMSNMGLEKALEGDNVDVVRCGVGDREVVEAMRREGVRLGGEQSGHLVDLELGTTGDGLLTAAAVASIVAASSHPLADLAAGFRRFPQTLRNVRVREKQPLESIPGLGEAVASVERELGTSGRVLLRYSGTEALARVMIEGPDQSRIEELCGRIATVLEAELG, encoded by the coding sequence TTGACCTCGAAGCTGTTCGGCACGGACGGCATGCGCGCCGTCTTCGGCACGCCGCCGCTCGACCAACCGACCGTCCAGGCAGTCGGCTACTGGTTCGCCAGACTGAGCGCGGACGGCGCGCTCCGCTGGGTGCGCGGGTCCTCTGACCCGCCTCCGCCGGAGGCGGCTTCGAAGCGCGCCGGCCGAGGGCCGACTCCGCTGTTGCTCCTCGGCGGCGACACCCGCGCCAGCCGCGCCGAGATCACCAACTGGCTCGCCGCCGCCGTCCGCGCCGCCGGCTGCGAGGTCCGCTCGGCCGGCGTCGTCCCCACGCCGGCGGTGGCCTACCTCGTCACCGAACTGGGCGCCGCCGGCGGCATCGTCGTCTCGGCCAGCCACAACCCGTCCACCGACAACGGCGTCAAGCTGATCGGCGCGGACGGCTTCAAGGTCGATCCCGAAGTCGAGCAGGCGATCGAAGACCGGATCGGCTGGGTGCGCGGGTCATCTGACCCGCTGCCGCCGGAGGCGGCCGACAGAGTCGCCGCCGGCGAAGCCGGCGACCAACTCGAGGACGAATCCGAACTCGCGGACCGCTACCTGGAACACCTGACGGCGTCGCTGCCGGCGGACCGGCCCCTGGCCGGCCTGCGGATCGCCGTCGACGCCGCAAACGGCGCCGGCGCTCCGTACGCCGGGCGGCTGTTCACCGGCCTGGGCGCCGACTGCTCCGTGACCTGCGACGAGCCGGACGGCCGGAACATCAACCTCGATTGCGGCTCGACCAGCAGTGGGCGCATCGCGGCCTTCACGCGCGCCACGGGCAGCGACCTCGGCGTCGCCCTCGACGGCGACGCCGACCGGGCCCTGCTCTGCGACCACCGGGGCCGCATCTGCGACGGCGACATCCTGCTCTACGTCTGGGCCACGCACCTCGCGGCCCGCGGCGAACTCCCCGGCAGCCGCATCGTTGCCACGACGATGTCGAACATGGGCCTGGAGAAGGCGCTCGAAGGCGACAACGTCGACGTGGTTCGCTGCGGCGTCGGCGACCGCGAAGTGGTCGAGGCCATGCGGCGAGAAGGCGTCCGCCTCGGCGGCGAACAGTCCGGTCACCTGGTCGACCTGGAGCTCGGCACGACCGGCGACGGCCTGCTCACCGCGGCCGCCGTCGCGAGCATCGTCGCCGCGTCCAGCCACCCGCTCGCCGACCTGGCCGCCGGTTTCCGGCGCTTCCCGCAGACCCTGCGCAACGTCAGGGTGCGCGAGAAGCAGCCGCTCGAGAGCATCCCCGGCCTTGGCGAGGCCGTCGCGTCCGTCGAACGCGAACTCGGAACCTCAGGCCGTGTCCTGCTCCGCTACAGCGGCACCGAAGCCCTCGCCCGCGTGATGATCGAAGGCCCCGACCAGAGCCGCATCGAAGAACTCTGCGGCCGCATCGCCACCGTCCTGGAAGCCGAACTCGGCTGA